The following coding sequences are from one Leptospira mayottensis 200901116 window:
- a CDS encoding putative sugar O-methyltransferase, producing MLDELEKAPDIYKPTNYWYLHQQVFIKELNKIGLKDFRKRKYSILETFGATDLDFKYGQIDLKSNKYFNNRYVRSLPFWDSVISFLNKKLNQHFPIIPPYNINFMELKEILYERVDLLAKSSKAKPLNSFSASLIGNPEDVFVVSGKNYTLTILYYYLRYLFCQKNLNLSKVKVIAELGCGSGKQVEVLKKLYPDVIFLLFDIPPQLYVSESYLSSVFPKDVVTFKETLDMETIDFSKKGKIYFFGNWKFPILKNMKIDLFWNAASFQEMEPDIVSNYLSIVNESANAVFLQQSMEGKEEAAKKGQHGVLKATTLKDYQKNLNHFKLTNIEASLTPFGTLNGYSDSFWKRK from the coding sequence ATGTTAGACGAGTTAGAAAAAGCTCCTGATATCTATAAACCGACTAATTATTGGTATTTGCATCAGCAAGTTTTTATCAAAGAGCTAAATAAAATTGGCCTGAAAGATTTTCGTAAAAGGAAATACTCAATTTTAGAAACATTTGGAGCAACAGATTTAGATTTTAAATATGGCCAAATCGATCTAAAAAGTAATAAATATTTTAATAATCGGTATGTGAGATCGCTTCCTTTTTGGGATTCAGTTATTTCTTTCTTAAATAAGAAACTCAATCAGCATTTTCCGATCATACCACCATATAATATTAACTTTATGGAATTAAAGGAGATTTTATATGAAAGAGTGGATTTACTCGCAAAATCCTCGAAAGCAAAACCTCTCAATTCTTTCTCAGCTTCTTTAATTGGAAACCCGGAAGATGTGTTTGTCGTAAGTGGCAAAAATTATACTTTAACTATTTTATACTATTATCTTCGTTATTTATTTTGTCAGAAAAATCTAAACCTCTCAAAAGTTAAAGTCATTGCAGAATTAGGATGTGGTTCCGGTAAACAAGTTGAGGTTTTGAAAAAGTTATATCCGGATGTTATTTTTTTATTATTTGATATTCCGCCTCAGCTTTATGTTTCAGAGAGTTATTTGTCTTCTGTCTTCCCTAAGGATGTGGTGACTTTTAAAGAAACGTTGGATATGGAAACAATTGATTTTTCGAAAAAAGGAAAAATTTATTTTTTTGGGAATTGGAAGTTTCCAATTTTAAAGAATATGAAAATCGATTTGTTTTGGAACGCTGCCAGCTTTCAAGAAATGGAGCCTGACATTGTTTCCAATTATCTAAGCATTGTAAATGAATCTGCTAATGCTGTTTTTTTACAACAATCAATGGAGGGAAAGGAGGAGGCCGCCAAAAAAGGCCAACATGGGGTATTAAAGGCGACAACGCTAAAAGATTATCAAAAGAATCTCAATCATTTCAAGCTTACAAATATAGAGGCATCTCTTACACCTTTTGGTACTCTAAATGGTTACAGCGATTCATTTTGGAAGCGCAAATGA